One Anguilla rostrata isolate EN2019 chromosome 15, ASM1855537v3, whole genome shotgun sequence genomic window carries:
- the scel gene encoding sciellin isoform X8: protein MSYAYPKSFVPKTDVKTGSPSKAIEDSKKKTNLLKDNSWIKKNVEEDEPVDDDPNFGKVVLSRLKSNEYPDEKSSDNDTSNTGSSGTPKSSSTSVQSITKKFSGTQEVKSSAPPSYDKAIASKSVNTKVSADGKTTETTETTITTSRTAATKQTFSERVFSDVKSPSKPRTYSSSSPTSSTTTTTRTRSASSPKPSETTTMPIFTEPAKDKPLDALAEDLISLPSSSAYSSQDRDYSRTYSSSSPNSSTITTTRTSSVSSPRPSETTTVTSYTEPAKDKPLDVLSDDLISKPSSSAYSSQDRDYSRTYSSSSPNSSTITTTRTRSVSSPRPSETTTVTSYTDPAKDKPLDVLADDFISMPSSSAYSSQDRDYSRTYSSSSPNSSTITTTRTRSVSSPRPSETTTVTSYTETVKDREYRTYSPSPDSITRNIRTYSSSEYSPSVRTSSYSSLNSEPSYTDGLYKSRSYTSLPRETSYEYSSLSSPSSYTKTSYLESSPSGSYSDLVSMKSSSSVYASPDRAITAKDICTYCNKPMSIDPKMILDDLQIHCHATCFKCEVCSTSLGHLKAGDTMWIYRRTVHCERCFETTRDKWRR from the exons ATGTCTTATGCTTATCCCAAGTCATTCGTTCCCAAAACTG ATGTGAAGACTGGCAGCCCAAGCAAGGCCATCGAGGACAGCAAGAAGAAAACCAACCTGCTGAAGGACAACAGCTGGATCAAGAAGAACGTGGAGGAAGACGAGCCAGTGGA CGATGACCCCAACTTCGGCAAAGTAGTTCTGAGCCGCCTGAAATCAAACGAATATCCTGACGA AAAGTCTTCAGATAATGACACCTCCAACACTGGCAGCTCAGGAACCCCTAAAAGCTCAAGCACCTCTGTGCAGTCTATCACCAAAAA ATTCAGTGGAACTCAAGAGGTCAAGAG CTCAGCTCCTCCTAGTTACGACAAGGCAATCGCCAGCAAGAG cgtGAACACTAAAGTCTCCGCTGATGGCAAAACCACGGAAACCACGGagaccaccatcaccaccagcaG GACTGCTGCCACCAAACAGACCTTCTCCGAGCGGGTCTTCTCAGACGTGAAGTCACCCAGCAAACC CAGGACATACTCTTCATCATCTCCAacttcctccaccaccaccaccaccag GACCAGGAGTGCCTCCAGCCCTAAACCATCTGAAACAACCACTATGCCCATCTTCACCGAGCCTGCGAAAGATAA GCCTTTGGATGCCCTTGCTGAGGATCTTATTTCACTGCCATCCAGCAGTGCGTACTCATCCCAAGACAG GGATTACAGCAGGACATACTCTTCATCATCTCCAAATTcctccaccatcaccaccaccag GACCAGCAGTGTCTCCAGCCCTAGACCATCTGAAACAACCACTGTGACATCCTACACCGAGCCTGCGAAAGATAA GCCATTGGATGTTCTTTCTGATGATCTCATTTCAAAGCCATCCAGCAGTGCGTACTCATCCCAAGACAG GGATTACAGCAGGACATACTCTTCATCATCTCCAAATTcctccaccatcaccaccaccag GACCAGGAGTGTCTCCAGCCCTAGACCATCTGAAACGACCACTGTGACATCCTACACCGATCCTGCGAAAGATAA GCCATTGGATGTTCTTGCTGATGATTTCATTTCAATGCCATCCAGCAGTGCGTACTCATCCCAAGACAG GGATTACAGCAGGACATACTCTTCATCATCTCCAAATTcctccaccatcaccaccaccag GACCAGGAGTGTCTCCAGCCCTAGACCATCTGAAACAACCACTGTGACATCCTACACAGAGACTGTGAAGGACAG GGAATACAGGACATATTCTCCATCTCCGGATTCCATCACCAG GAACATCAGAACCTACAGCAGCAGCGAATATTCCCCATCTGTGAGGACCAGCTCCTACAGCTCCTTAAACTCTGAGCCCAG CTACACAGATGGGCTGTACAAAAGCAGAAGCTACACCAGCTTGCCCAGGGAGACCAG TTATGAGTACTCCAGTTTGTCCAGCCCATCATCCTACACCAAAACATCCTACCTGGAGAGCAG TCCTTCAGGGTCTTACTCTGACCTCGTCTCTATGAAGTCAAGCAGCAGCGTCTACGCCAGCCCTGACAG GGCTATCACTGCGAAGGACATATGCACCTACTGCAATAAACCCATGAGCATCGACCCCAAAATGATCCTGGATGACCTGCAGATACACTGCCATGCCACCTGCTTCAAG TGTGAGGTCTGCAGCACCTCCCTGGGGCACCTGAAGGCGGGGGACACCATGTGGATCTACCGTCGCACCGTGCACTGCGAGAGGTGCTTCGAGACCACCAGAG atAAGTGGCGTCGCTGA
- the scel gene encoding sciellin isoform X13, with protein sequence MSYAYPKSFVPKTDVKTGSPSKAIEDSKKKTNLLKDNSWIKKNVEEDEPVDDDPNFGKVVLSRLKSNEYPDEKSSDNDTSNTGSSGTPKSSSTSVQSITKKFSGTQEVKSSAPPSYDKAIASKSVNTKVSADGKTTETTETTITTSRTAATKQTFSERVFSDVKSPSKPRTYSSSSPTSSTTTTTRTRSVSSPRPSETTTVTSYTDPAKDKPLDVLADDFISMPSSSAYSSQDRDYSRTYSSSSPNSSTITTTRTRSVSSPRPSETTTVTSYTETVKDREYRTYSPSPDSITRNIRTYSSSEYSPSVRTSSYSSLNSEPSYTDGLYKSRSYTSLPRETSYEYSSLSSPSSYTKTSYLESSPSGSYSDLVSMKSSSSVYASPDRAITAKDICTYCNKPMSIDPKMILDDLQIHCHATCFKCEVCSTSLGHLKAGDTMWIYRRTVHCERCFETTRDKWRR encoded by the exons ATGTCTTATGCTTATCCCAAGTCATTCGTTCCCAAAACTG ATGTGAAGACTGGCAGCCCAAGCAAGGCCATCGAGGACAGCAAGAAGAAAACCAACCTGCTGAAGGACAACAGCTGGATCAAGAAGAACGTGGAGGAAGACGAGCCAGTGGA CGATGACCCCAACTTCGGCAAAGTAGTTCTGAGCCGCCTGAAATCAAACGAATATCCTGACGA AAAGTCTTCAGATAATGACACCTCCAACACTGGCAGCTCAGGAACCCCTAAAAGCTCAAGCACCTCTGTGCAGTCTATCACCAAAAA ATTCAGTGGAACTCAAGAGGTCAAGAG CTCAGCTCCTCCTAGTTACGACAAGGCAATCGCCAGCAAGAG cgtGAACACTAAAGTCTCCGCTGATGGCAAAACCACGGAAACCACGGagaccaccatcaccaccagcaG GACTGCTGCCACCAAACAGACCTTCTCCGAGCGGGTCTTCTCAGACGTGAAGTCACCCAGCAAACC CAGGACATACTCTTCATCATCTCCAacttcctccaccaccaccaccaccag GACCAGGAGTGTCTCCAGCCCTAGACCATCTGAAACGACCACTGTGACATCCTACACCGATCCTGCGAAAGATAA GCCATTGGATGTTCTTGCTGATGATTTCATTTCAATGCCATCCAGCAGTGCGTACTCATCCCAAGACAG GGATTACAGCAGGACATACTCTTCATCATCTCCAAATTcctccaccatcaccaccaccag GACCAGGAGTGTCTCCAGCCCTAGACCATCTGAAACAACCACTGTGACATCCTACACAGAGACTGTGAAGGACAG GGAATACAGGACATATTCTCCATCTCCGGATTCCATCACCAG GAACATCAGAACCTACAGCAGCAGCGAATATTCCCCATCTGTGAGGACCAGCTCCTACAGCTCCTTAAACTCTGAGCCCAG CTACACAGATGGGCTGTACAAAAGCAGAAGCTACACCAGCTTGCCCAGGGAGACCAG TTATGAGTACTCCAGTTTGTCCAGCCCATCATCCTACACCAAAACATCCTACCTGGAGAGCAG TCCTTCAGGGTCTTACTCTGACCTCGTCTCTATGAAGTCAAGCAGCAGCGTCTACGCCAGCCCTGACAG GGCTATCACTGCGAAGGACATATGCACCTACTGCAATAAACCCATGAGCATCGACCCCAAAATGATCCTGGATGACCTGCAGATACACTGCCATGCCACCTGCTTCAAG TGTGAGGTCTGCAGCACCTCCCTGGGGCACCTGAAGGCGGGGGACACCATGTGGATCTACCGTCGCACCGTGCACTGCGAGAGGTGCTTCGAGACCACCAGAG atAAGTGGCGTCGCTGA